From Deinococcus sp. KSM4-11, a single genomic window includes:
- a CDS encoding ROK family protein, translating to MSEPLPDTDATLLALDVGGTKLAAGLITSRGELLASLREPTRLDTGPEGVVGRLVAMGRELLAGYAGPVSWVGVGCGGPLDRERGIIQNPPNLPGWHDVPLKQWLEDALDLPVWVDNDANAAALAEWRFGSGRGCQHLVYLTLSTGIGGGVILDGQLYTGKAGNAGELGHLQVDVRGEPCTCGGRGCLERYASGTGIGHRAREWARLHPDSLLARLETFPEHITAHTVRRALESGDPLTAAFWDDTLDYLAAGVASIVHAFDPQRVVIGGGVANFGDLLFPPLRAKVAARTYPALWQDVSLRRAELADHVGIYGAAAVALSRGMPTALFPSRPLQETNL from the coding sequence ATGTCTGAGCCCCTGCCCGACACCGACGCTACCCTGCTGGCCCTAGATGTGGGCGGCACCAAGCTCGCCGCCGGCCTGATCACGTCGCGGGGCGAATTGCTCGCCAGCCTGCGTGAGCCGACGCGGCTCGACACCGGGCCAGAAGGCGTGGTGGGCCGGCTCGTAGCGATGGGCCGGGAGCTGCTCGCAGGCTATGCCGGGCCCGTGTCGTGGGTGGGTGTGGGCTGCGGCGGGCCCCTCGACCGCGAGCGGGGCATCATCCAGAACCCGCCAAACCTGCCGGGGTGGCACGATGTACCGCTCAAGCAGTGGCTGGAAGACGCGCTGGATCTGCCCGTATGGGTGGACAACGATGCCAATGCGGCCGCCCTGGCCGAGTGGCGCTTTGGCAGTGGGCGGGGCTGCCAGCACCTCGTGTACCTCACGCTCTCGACCGGCATAGGCGGCGGCGTGATCCTCGATGGTCAGCTCTACACCGGCAAGGCCGGCAACGCGGGGGAACTCGGGCACCTTCAGGTGGACGTCCGCGGCGAGCCCTGCACCTGCGGCGGCCGGGGGTGTCTGGAGCGGTACGCCTCCGGTACCGGCATCGGACACCGCGCCCGCGAGTGGGCGCGACTCCATCCCGACTCCCTGCTCGCCCGGCTCGAAACCTTCCCCGAGCACATCACGGCCCACACCGTCCGGCGGGCTCTGGAGTCCGGCGACCCCCTGACAGCTGCCTTCTGGGACGACACTCTGGACTACCTCGCGGCGGGCGTGGCGAGCATCGTTCACGCCTTCGACCCGCAACGGGTGGTGATCGGGGGCGGCGTCGCCAACTTCGGCGACCTGCTGTTCCCGCCGCTGCGCGCCAAGGTCGCGGCGCGCACCTACCCAGCGCTGTGGCAGGACGTGTCGCTGCGCCGCGCCGAACTCGCCGATCACGTCGGCATTTACGGCGCGGCTGCGGTCGCGCTGAGCCGCGGCATGCCTACAGCTTTGTTCCCCTCACG
- a CDS encoding carbohydrate ABC transporter permease, which yields MSAARRREAISGYLFILPWLIGFLVFVAGPMLFSLYASFTNYDVTSRMKWVGLDNYVRLFTADDLFWKSLYNTGFYVLFAVPLGIVTGLLIAVLLNQRIPGQRIFRTIFFLPKVLTGVAVLLLWLWVFNPEFGPINTFLRFLGVHNPPLWFSDPTWAKPALIIMSMWGAAGGYIIYLAGLQGVPRHLYEAANLDGASPMRQFLSITVPMMSPTIFFKLITGISAAFQFWESALIVSEGGKGGPSYSTLFYGLYMWQKAFTDYQMGYASAMAWILLVIILVITALQFYISRRWVYYEGEVK from the coding sequence ATGAGCGCCGCCCGCCGCCGCGAGGCCATCAGCGGCTACCTGTTCATCCTGCCGTGGTTGATCGGCTTCCTGGTGTTCGTCGCCGGGCCGATGCTGTTCTCGCTGTATGCCAGTTTCACCAACTACGACGTGACCTCACGGATGAAGTGGGTGGGGCTCGACAACTACGTGCGGCTCTTCACCGCCGATGACCTGTTCTGGAAGTCGCTGTACAACACTGGCTTCTATGTGTTGTTCGCTGTGCCACTGGGCATCGTGACGGGACTGCTGATTGCCGTGCTGCTCAACCAGCGAATTCCCGGCCAGCGGATCTTCCGCACGATCTTCTTCCTGCCCAAGGTGCTCACCGGCGTGGCAGTGTTGCTGCTGTGGCTGTGGGTCTTCAATCCAGAATTTGGGCCCATCAACACCTTCTTGCGCTTCCTGGGCGTCCACAACCCGCCCCTGTGGTTCTCCGACCCCACCTGGGCCAAGCCGGCGTTGATCATCATGAGCATGTGGGGCGCGGCAGGCGGCTACATCATCTACCTTGCCGGCCTCCAGGGCGTCCCGCGCCATCTCTACGAGGCGGCCAATCTTGACGGCGCCTCGCCCATGCGCCAATTTCTGAGTATCACCGTGCCCATGATGTCGCCGACCATTTTCTTCAAATTGATCACAGGCATCTCGGCAGCCTTCCAATTCTGGGAGTCGGCCTTGATCGTGTCCGAGGGCGGCAAAGGTGGGCCGTCGTATTCGACGCTGTTCTACGGGTTGTACATGTGGCAAAAGGCCTTTACCGATTACCAGATGGGCTATGCCAGCGCGATGGCCTGGATTCTCCTGGTCATCATCCTGGTCATCACGGCCCTGCAGTTCTACATCTCGCGCCGCTGGGTCTACTACGAGGGGGAAGTGAAATGA
- a CDS encoding carbohydrate ABC transporter permease, giving the protein MTVQPEMQLQPPATTLNRPAGRVMTKFWKVVAFALLCIISAAILFPALWMLSTSLKVDTQVYANPPVWIPNPLRWANFSEAWRLAPFARYALNTALYAAAVVFGTVLSSSLAAYGFAKLRFPGRNFLFSILLATMMIPGMVTLIPQYILFSKLHWVGGYLPLVVPSFFAGAFFTFLLRQFFLSIPEELSEAARVDGAGELWIWWRVIMPLSTPALATVAIFTFEGAWDSYVGPLLYLNDERLYTLQIGLQFFRTATVVQWQYLMAAALMVMLPVVILFFVFQRHFVEGSSIAGGLKG; this is encoded by the coding sequence ATGACCGTCCAGCCTGAGATGCAGCTTCAGCCGCCGGCCACCACGCTGAACCGACCCGCAGGCAGGGTCATGACCAAGTTCTGGAAGGTAGTGGCCTTCGCGCTGCTGTGCATCATCAGCGCAGCAATCCTGTTTCCGGCCCTGTGGATGCTCTCGACCTCGCTCAAGGTCGATACCCAGGTGTATGCCAACCCACCGGTCTGGATTCCGAATCCGCTGCGCTGGGCAAACTTCTCGGAGGCGTGGCGGCTCGCACCCTTTGCGCGTTACGCCTTGAACACGGCGCTCTACGCGGCGGCGGTCGTCTTCGGTACTGTGCTGTCATCGTCTTTGGCAGCCTACGGCTTCGCAAAACTGCGCTTCCCGGGACGGAATTTCCTGTTCAGCATCTTGCTGGCCACCATGATGATTCCAGGAATGGTCACCTTAATTCCGCAATACATCCTGTTCTCAAAGCTGCACTGGGTCGGCGGCTACCTGCCCCTAGTGGTACCGAGCTTCTTCGCCGGAGCGTTTTTCACCTTTCTGTTGCGGCAGTTCTTCCTGAGCATCCCCGAAGAACTGTCGGAAGCCGCGCGCGTGGACGGTGCCGGCGAACTGTGGATCTGGTGGCGGGTCATCATGCCGCTCTCGACGCCGGCCCTCGCGACCGTCGCAATTTTTACCTTTGAAGGGGCGTGGGACAGTTATGTTGGACCGCTCCTCTACCTCAACGATGAACGGCTCTACACGCTCCAGATTGGCCTACAGTTTTTCCGTACGGCCACGGTGGTGCAGTGGCAGTACCTGATGGCGGCTGCACTGATGGTCATGCTGCCGGTCGTCATTCTGTTTTTCGTGTTCCAGCGGCATTTCGTGGAGGGCTCGTCAATTGCTGGCGGCCTGAAAGGGTGA
- a CDS encoding DeoR/GlpR family DNA-binding transcription regulator — MLSERLRIIQHRLYSAGFALVEELVEATGASSMTIRRDLQLLEEKGIVIRTHGGARLAEAAMLKVAFQSRVQEQVEAKRAIGEAAFSLLRPHTTVFLDARTTVLHLARRLRLDPLPLTVFTNGLAVAQELVNVENLSVNLLGGQLRNENLSMVGPYAEQMLGELWFDQLYLGTSAVHSDGRMYTLHPAEASLNRVMIGRTSQSIVLADSSKFGGSAPYAVAPVVSAHTLITDDRLDAAWRTRLAELNVAATIVPLS, encoded by the coding sequence GTGCTTTCAGAGCGTCTCAGGATTATCCAGCACCGGCTGTACAGCGCCGGATTCGCCCTCGTCGAAGAACTGGTTGAGGCCACCGGCGCCTCGAGCATGACGATTCGCCGTGATCTGCAACTCCTTGAAGAGAAGGGCATCGTGATTCGCACACATGGCGGCGCCCGCTTGGCAGAGGCGGCCATGCTCAAGGTCGCCTTCCAGTCGCGCGTGCAGGAGCAGGTGGAGGCCAAACGCGCCATTGGCGAGGCGGCCTTCTCGCTGCTGCGGCCACACACCACCGTGTTCCTGGACGCCAGAACCACCGTACTGCACCTCGCGCGGCGGCTGCGGCTCGACCCCCTGCCGCTGACCGTGTTCACGAACGGGCTGGCGGTCGCGCAGGAACTCGTGAACGTCGAGAACCTCAGCGTGAACCTGCTGGGCGGTCAGCTCCGCAACGAGAACCTCTCGATGGTCGGCCCCTACGCCGAGCAGATGCTGGGGGAACTGTGGTTCGACCAGCTGTACCTGGGCACCAGCGCCGTCCACTCCGACGGGCGCATGTACACCCTGCACCCGGCCGAAGCCAGCCTGAACCGCGTCATGATCGGGCGCACCTCGCAGTCCATCGTACTGGCCGACTCCAGTAAGTTCGGCGGCAGCGCTCCGTATGCCGTGGCGCCCGTCGTGTCCGCGCACACCCTGATCACCGACGACCGTCTCGACGCCGCGTGGCGCACGCGGCTCGCCGAGCTCAACGTGGCCGCGACCATCGTGCCACTGAGCTGA
- a CDS encoding histidinol-phosphatase HisJ family protein, whose product MLVDYHTHHYRCGHAEGNLIDYVESALRAGLSEIGLSDHSPIYHLGEDPHILPGTAMSHHEFPSYVREMHEVRERFRGRIAVRLGVESDYVMGWDEHYRKLWHSTSLDYVIGSVHWLGTWNIFSSELPAGRSAEDIYEEYLRTTQAAARSGVYDIIGHLDCLKTRGHIPDLSITPLLEETVRAIAQSGVAIELNTSGWRKGLGEPYPREELLAVCRHYGVPVTLGSDAHRPEDVAAGFPQAVALLERVGYASLVRFENRKKYAVPLK is encoded by the coding sequence ATGCTCGTCGACTACCACACCCATCACTACCGCTGCGGCCACGCAGAGGGCAACCTGATCGATTACGTCGAGTCCGCTCTTCGCGCTGGGCTCTCCGAAATAGGGTTAAGCGATCACAGCCCCATCTACCATTTGGGTGAAGACCCTCATATCCTCCCCGGAACGGCCATGTCACATCACGAGTTCCCTTCCTACGTTCGGGAAATGCATGAGGTTCGAGAGCGATTCAGAGGCCGCATCGCAGTACGGCTGGGTGTAGAGAGTGATTACGTGATGGGCTGGGACGAGCACTACCGGAAGCTGTGGCACTCCACTTCGCTGGATTACGTTATTGGCAGCGTTCACTGGCTGGGAACCTGGAACATCTTCTCTAGTGAGCTGCCTGCCGGACGTTCCGCTGAAGACATTTACGAGGAGTACCTGCGAACCACCCAGGCCGCCGCACGCAGTGGGGTATACGACATCATCGGCCATCTGGATTGCCTCAAGACGAGGGGTCACATCCCGGATCTGAGCATCACACCCCTGCTGGAGGAAACGGTGCGGGCGATTGCGCAGAGCGGCGTTGCGATTGAGCTGAACACCAGTGGGTGGCGCAAAGGGCTTGGTGAGCCGTATCCACGTGAGGAGCTGTTGGCGGTGTGCAGGCATTACGGAGTACCCGTGACGCTGGGCTCCGACGCCCACCGTCCGGAGGACGTGGCGGCAGGCTTTCCGCAAGCTGTGGCGTTGCTCGAAAGGGTGGGCTACGCATCTCTCGTGCGCTTCGAGAACCGGAAGAAATACGCGGTACCCCTGAAGTAG